From Pagrus major chromosome 2, Pma_NU_1.0, one genomic window encodes:
- the LOC141017217 gene encoding P2Y purinoceptor 14, whose translation MDHLNSTHLPTNQSDYSSVFTNHVLPPLYFMIFVFGLFLNGLAAWIFFRVPSDSGLVVYLKNMVVADLLMLCTFPFRLAAQLGLGGWRLHVIMCRYTAVLFYSSMYVGILIMGLISLERYVRIVRHTSSSSTTSAYRSRMGGAGVLHLLQSVSFARVLAFLIWSLLLLSVLPNVLLTSRPANEGNARRCMQLKTELGAQWHRVSTFFSVSLFWLTLLVLAFCYTSIACRVYQSYRRVNRNNSDVRRKSNRSIFSILAVFFVCFVPYHVCRVPYTMSQTSPSDFSQHAHFLLFQLKAGTLFLSALNVCLDPIIYFLMCRTFRESLLRKLSGRDGRRSLTTAQSLSNI comes from the coding sequence ATGGATCACCTCAACTCCACCCACCTCCCCACCAAccaatcagactacagcagcgTCTTCACCAACCATGTCCTGCCGCCGCTCTACTTCATGATCTTCGTCTTCGGGTTGTTTCTGAACGGCCTGGCCGCCTGGATCTTCTTCAGAGTGCCCAGCGACTCGGGGCTGGTGGTGTACCTGAAGAACATGGTGGTGGCCGACCTCCTCATGCTCTGCACCTTCCCCTTCAGGCTGGCGGCTCAGCTGGGCCTCGGCGGCTGGCGCCTCCACGTGATCATGTGCCGCTACACGGCCGTGCTCTTCTACTCCTCCATGTACGTTGGGATCCTCATCATGGGCCTCATCAGCCTCGAGCGCTACGTCAGGATCGTCcgacacacctcctcctcctccaccacctccgcCTACAGGTCCCGGATGGGTGGGGCGGGCGTGCTGCACCTCCTGCAGAGTGTCAGCTTCGCCCGGGTGCTGGCCTTCCTCATCtggagcctcctcctcctcagcgtGCTGCCCAACGTCCTGCTGACCAGCCGGCCGGCAAATGAAGGGAACGCTCGTCGCTGCATGCAGCTGAAGACGGAGCTGGGCGCTCAGTGGCACCGGGTCTCCACCTTCTTCAGCGTCAGCCTGTTCTGGCTGACCCTGCTGGTCCTCGCCTTCTGCTACACCTCCATCGCCTGCCGGGTCTACCAGTCCTACCGCCGCGTGAACCGCAACAACAGCGACGTCCGGCGTAAGTCGAACCGCAGCATCTTCAGCATCCTGGCGGTGTTCTTCGTCTGCTTCGTGCCGTACCACGTGTGCCGCGTGCCGTACACGATGAGCCAGACGTCGCCGTCTGACTTCAGCCAGCACGCCCACTTCCTGCTGTTCCAGCTGAAGGCAGGGACGCTCTTCCTGTCGGCGCTCAACGTCTGCCTCGACCCCATCATCTACTTCCTGATGTGCCGGACCTTCAGAGAGTCTCTGCTGAGGAAACTGTCGGGAAGAGACGGGCGGAGATCCCTGACCACGGCCCAGAGTCTGAGCAACATCTAG